A genomic segment from Burkholderia plantarii encodes:
- a CDS encoding efflux RND transporter permease subunit, with translation MNVSRPFIERPIATSLAMIALLLVGVAGYLLLPVSALPEVDYPTIQVYTRDPGASPEVIGSSITSPLERQLGQMSGLKSMRSTSSDGTSIITMQFDLALSLDVAEQEVQAAINASSSYLPANLPYPPVYSKVNPADAPVLRLSLTSNVLPLTKVEDLADTRLAQKISQISGVGLVTIDGGQRPAVRVQADMAALNALGLSLEDLRGALGKANVNQAKGSLDGSRQSYAIGADDQLTTAADYRDLIIAYRNGAPVRLSQIARSVDASENDEQAAWTNGTPSIVLDIRRQPGANVIAVVDRVRKLLPQLSANLPASVHLAVSTDRTATIRASIADVRLELATAVALVVMVIFVFLRNLPATLIPAVTVPLSLTGTLALAYAAGFSLNNLTLMALTVATGFVVDDAIVVIENVTRFVERGAAPLEAALNGARQIGFTIVSLSASLIAVMIPLLFMGDVVGRLFREFAVTLVLAIALSAFVSLTLTPMMCARLLKPGSRRHRDDWVDRINRGYLRALDTVLDHPRATLALVAATALLTLAMLAAMPKGFFPRQDTGSIEGVVLGPPGTSFVGMAVLHREVAARLARDPAVAGLSAFVGIDQTRPVLNQATLSIDLKDRRARDGIDAVMRRLARDGAGVAGARLFLHPVQDLTLDDSTAPSAYSLGVQSADAALLARWSGVLVDALRHDAAFANVQSMAMQRGSQVRLRFDRDTAARLGVTPQAIDDVLYDAFGQRQVSTLYTQVNQYHVVLVSGDRGADLAHLLSGLYVNTASGKLAPLAAMASMEVVPVPVRIDRQAQFPYADIGFDLPPHTSLGAAIAELERVKRRVGLPVSVQVSLEGSAALFQDSLSREALLVFAAVVVVYLVLGVLYESFVHPLTILSTLPSAAFGALLALFASGTPFDVMGLIGIVLLIGMVMKNAIMMIDFALAARREQGMSARDAIRSAAALRFRPILMTTMASLFGALPLAFGTGIGSELRHPLGVAIIGGLCVSQLLTLFSTPVIYLALQRVEARRGAVRPVERAR, from the coding sequence ATGAACGTTTCCCGTCCCTTCATCGAGCGACCGATCGCCACTTCGCTGGCGATGATCGCGCTGCTGCTGGTCGGCGTTGCCGGCTATCTGCTGCTGCCGGTCTCGGCGCTGCCCGAGGTCGACTATCCGACCATCCAGGTCTACACGCGCGATCCCGGGGCGAGCCCGGAGGTGATCGGTTCGTCGATCACATCGCCGCTGGAGCGGCAGCTCGGCCAGATGTCGGGGCTCAAGAGCATGCGCTCGACGAGCTCGGACGGCACCTCGATCATCACCATGCAGTTCGATCTCGCGCTGTCGCTCGACGTCGCCGAGCAGGAGGTGCAGGCGGCGATCAATGCGTCGTCGAGCTATCTGCCCGCGAACCTGCCGTACCCGCCGGTGTACAGCAAGGTCAACCCGGCCGACGCGCCGGTGCTGCGCCTGTCGCTGACCTCGAACGTGCTGCCGCTGACGAAAGTCGAGGATCTGGCCGACACGCGCCTCGCGCAGAAGATCTCGCAGATCTCGGGCGTCGGCCTGGTGACGATCGACGGCGGGCAGCGGCCGGCCGTGCGGGTCCAGGCGGACATGGCCGCGCTCAATGCGCTCGGACTGTCGCTCGAGGATCTGCGCGGCGCGCTCGGCAAGGCCAACGTCAACCAGGCCAAGGGCAGCCTCGACGGCAGCCGGCAGTCGTACGCGATCGGCGCCGACGACCAGCTGACGACGGCCGCCGACTATCGCGACCTGATCATCGCGTATCGCAACGGCGCGCCGGTCCGGCTGTCGCAGATCGCCCGATCGGTCGACGCGAGCGAAAACGACGAACAGGCGGCCTGGACCAACGGCACGCCGTCGATCGTGCTCGACATCCGGCGGCAGCCGGGCGCGAACGTGATCGCGGTGGTCGATCGCGTGCGCAAGCTGCTGCCGCAGTTGAGCGCGAACCTGCCGGCATCGGTGCATCTGGCGGTATCGACCGACCGCACCGCCACGATCCGCGCCTCGATCGCCGACGTGCGGCTCGAACTCGCGACCGCCGTGGCGCTGGTGGTGATGGTGATCTTCGTGTTCCTGCGTAATCTGCCGGCCACCTTGATTCCGGCCGTCACGGTGCCGCTTTCGCTGACCGGCACGCTGGCGCTCGCGTATGCGGCCGGCTTCTCGCTGAACAACCTGACGCTGATGGCGCTCACGGTGGCCACCGGCTTCGTGGTCGACGATGCGATTGTCGTGATCGAGAACGTCACGCGCTTCGTCGAGCGCGGCGCGGCACCGCTGGAGGCCGCGCTGAACGGCGCCAGGCAGATCGGCTTCACCATCGTGTCGCTGTCGGCGTCGCTGATCGCGGTGATGATTCCGCTGCTGTTCATGGGCGACGTGGTGGGGCGGCTGTTCCGCGAATTCGCGGTGACGCTGGTGCTGGCGATCGCGCTGTCCGCGTTCGTCTCGCTCACGCTGACGCCGATGATGTGCGCGCGCTTGCTCAAGCCCGGCTCGCGGCGGCACCGCGACGACTGGGTCGATCGCATCAACCGCGGCTACCTGCGCGCGCTCGATACCGTGCTCGACCACCCGCGCGCGACGCTGGCGTTGGTGGCCGCCACCGCGCTGCTGACGCTCGCGATGCTGGCGGCGATGCCGAAGGGCTTTTTCCCGCGGCAGGACACCGGCTCGATCGAGGGCGTCGTGCTGGGGCCACCCGGCACTTCGTTCGTCGGCATGGCGGTGCTGCATCGGGAGGTCGCGGCGCGCCTCGCGCGCGATCCGGCGGTGGCCGGCCTGAGCGCGTTCGTCGGCATCGACCAGACCCGGCCGGTGCTGAACCAGGCCACGCTGTCGATCGACCTGAAGGACCGGCGCGCGCGCGACGGCATCGACGCGGTGATGCGTCGGCTCGCGCGGGACGGCGCCGGCGTGGCGGGCGCCCGGCTGTTCCTGCATCCGGTGCAGGACCTCACGCTCGACGACTCGACGGCGCCGTCGGCGTACAGCCTCGGCGTGCAGTCGGCCGACGCGGCGCTGCTGGCGCGCTGGAGCGGCGTGCTGGTTGACGCGCTGCGCCACGATGCGGCCTTCGCCAACGTGCAGAGCATGGCGATGCAGCGCGGCAGCCAGGTGCGGCTGCGCTTCGACCGTGACACGGCCGCCCGGCTCGGCGTGACGCCGCAGGCGATCGACGACGTGCTGTACGACGCGTTCGGCCAGCGCCAGGTGTCGACCCTCTACACGCAGGTCAACCAATACCACGTGGTGCTGGTATCGGGCGATCGCGGCGCCGATCTCGCGCATCTGCTGTCCGGGCTGTACGTGAACACCGCGTCCGGAAAGCTCGCGCCGCTCGCGGCGATGGCGAGCATGGAGGTGGTGCCGGTGCCGGTACGCATCGATCGCCAGGCGCAGTTTCCGTACGCCGACATCGGCTTCGATCTGCCTCCGCACACGAGCCTCGGCGCCGCGATCGCCGAGCTCGAGCGCGTGAAGCGGCGCGTCGGCCTGCCCGTCTCGGTGCAGGTGTCGCTCGAGGGATCGGCCGCGCTGTTCCAGGATTCACTGAGCCGCGAGGCGCTGCTCGTGTTCGCCGCGGTGGTGGTGGTGTATCTCGTGCTCGGCGTGCTGTACGAAAGCTTCGTGCATCCGCTGACGATCCTGTCGACGCTGCCGTCGGCCGCGTTCGGCGCGCTGCTGGCGCTGTTCGCGTCGGGCACGCCGTTCGACGTGATGGGCCTGATCGGCATCGTGCTGCTGATCGGCATGGTGATGAAGAACGCGATCATGATGATCGACTTCGCGCTGGCGGCGCGGCGCGAGCAGGGGATGTCGGCGCGCGACGCGATCCGCAGCGCGGCCGCGCTGCGCTTTCGCCCGATCCTGATGACCACCATGGCATCGCTGTTCGGCGCGCTGCCGCTCGCGTTCGGTACCGGCATCGGCTCGGAGCTGCGCCATCCGCTCGGCGTCGCGATCATCGGCGGCCTGTGCGTGAGCCAGTTGCTGACGCTGTTCTCGACGCCGGTCATCTATCTGGCGCTGCAGCGCGTCGAGGCGCGCCGCGGCGCGGTGCGCCCGGTGGAGCGCGCGCGATGA
- a CDS encoding efflux RND transporter periplasmic adaptor subunit, whose product MKKWFVWFGILIAVLAVAVVARRLHRIDLARHEASATASAATPVGAVTVRVADVPVYVDALGTVTPTRTIIVVPQVSGVLESVEVDEGQTVRKGQVIAHIDSRALEAQLQQARGTLAHDEALLANARADLQRYRALIDAGSITRQTLDTQAATVREAQGTVQADAGSVRNLEVQLGYCTIRSPVDGAIGLRTVDPGNYVTSANASGIAVITQLQPATVVYAVPEDTLGAIRRAMAAGPVPVLAYDRDRHTLLARGALLAVDNLVNTSTGTVNVKARFAESGAALYPNQFVNTRMRVDTLARVPVVPSVAIQHGSNGDFVFALDAAGHARLRRIKAGPALGDETAIVDGLKAGERVVTEGADRLDDGSPVTVAAH is encoded by the coding sequence ATGAAAAAGTGGTTCGTATGGTTCGGTATCCTGATCGCCGTGCTGGCTGTTGCTGTCGTGGCACGACGCTTGCATCGCATCGACCTCGCGCGGCACGAGGCGAGTGCCACGGCCTCGGCCGCCACGCCGGTCGGCGCCGTGACGGTGAGGGTGGCCGACGTGCCGGTGTACGTCGATGCGCTCGGCACGGTGACGCCGACGCGCACCATCATCGTGGTGCCGCAGGTCAGCGGCGTGCTCGAATCGGTGGAGGTGGACGAAGGGCAGACGGTGCGCAAGGGCCAGGTGATCGCGCACATCGATTCGCGTGCGCTCGAGGCGCAACTGCAGCAGGCGCGCGGCACGCTCGCGCACGACGAGGCGCTGCTCGCCAACGCGCGCGCCGACCTGCAGCGCTACCGCGCGCTGATCGACGCCGGTTCGATCACGCGCCAGACGCTCGACACGCAGGCGGCCACGGTGCGCGAGGCGCAGGGCACGGTGCAGGCCGACGCCGGCAGCGTGCGCAATCTCGAGGTGCAGCTCGGCTACTGCACGATCCGCTCGCCGGTGGACGGTGCGATCGGCCTGCGTACGGTCGACCCCGGCAATTACGTGACCAGCGCCAACGCCTCCGGTATCGCCGTGATCACGCAACTGCAGCCGGCAACCGTGGTCTACGCCGTGCCAGAGGACACGCTCGGCGCCATTCGCCGTGCCATGGCTGCGGGCCCGGTCCCGGTGCTCGCCTACGATCGCGACAGGCACACGCTGCTGGCGCGGGGCGCGTTGCTCGCCGTGGACAATCTCGTCAACACCTCGACCGGCACCGTCAACGTGAAGGCGCGCTTCGCCGAATCCGGCGCAGCGCTCTACCCGAACCAGTTCGTCAACACGCGGATGCGCGTCGATACGCTCGCGCGGGTGCCGGTGGTGCCGAGCGTCGCGATCCAGCACGGCTCGAACGGCGACTTCGTGTTCGCGCTCGACGCGGCCGGCCATGCACGACTGCGCCGGATCAAGGCGGGCCCCGCGCTCGGCGACGAGACGGCGATCGTCGACGGCCTGAAAGCCGGCGAGCGCGTGGTGACCGAGGGCGCCGACCGACTCGACGACGGCTCGCCCGTGACCGTCGCGGCTCACTGA
- a CDS encoding MipA/OmpV family protein: MSPFRLTRRIPAWLPARRALFACTVLGGTLLHGAPAFAQSAAPENGIGLDAAVVPRYDGGKSYRIRPLPVLNLSSGTGSRVTFFVQGFDGGVAFALTPSLSAGLLVGAERGRDQGDAAILDGTGDIATSFEYGAFARWHDGPASANLEFLQSAHAGYGNHVTLSVAYTVYQAAGDRISVGVDTVWSNGPAERTYFGIDEEQAANSAAGLPVYRPSSGFSKVDFKTTWDHRLNRHWSMNTSLGVGTLLGDAADSPIVERRTSMFGAFGVAYHF, encoded by the coding sequence ATGTCTCCATTTCGACTCACGCGACGTATTCCCGCGTGGCTGCCCGCGCGCCGTGCCCTGTTCGCCTGCACCGTGCTCGGCGGCACCCTGCTGCACGGCGCGCCCGCCTTCGCGCAGAGCGCCGCGCCGGAGAACGGCATCGGCCTCGACGCGGCCGTCGTGCCGCGCTACGACGGCGGCAAGTCCTATCGCATCCGGCCGCTGCCGGTGCTGAACCTGTCGAGCGGCACCGGCTCGCGCGTCACGTTCTTCGTGCAGGGGTTCGACGGCGGCGTCGCCTTCGCGCTGACGCCGTCGCTGTCGGCGGGCCTGCTGGTCGGCGCGGAGCGCGGCCGCGACCAGGGCGACGCGGCGATCCTCGACGGCACCGGCGACATCGCCACGTCATTCGAGTACGGCGCGTTCGCGCGCTGGCACGACGGCCCGGCCAGCGCGAACCTCGAGTTCCTGCAGTCCGCCCATGCCGGATACGGGAATCACGTGACGCTGAGCGTGGCCTACACGGTGTACCAGGCCGCGGGCGACCGGATCTCGGTGGGGGTGGACACCGTCTGGTCCAACGGTCCGGCCGAGCGCACGTATTTCGGCATCGACGAGGAGCAGGCGGCGAACAGCGCGGCCGGGCTGCCCGTGTACCGGCCGTCGTCGGGGTTCTCGAAGGTCGACTTCAAGACGACCTGGGACCATCGCCTGAACCGGCACTGGTCGATGAACACGAGCCTCGGCGTCGGCACGCTGCTCGGCGACGCCGCCGACAGCCCGATAGTGGAGCGGCGCACCAGCATGTTCGGCGCATTCGGCGTCGCCTACCACTTCTGA
- a CDS encoding response regulator, whose amino-acid sequence MSNRILVVDDDPELRNLLNSYLTACGFEVALLDDGRALASSITRRRPALAVLDVALPGLDGLGVLRDLRNTGDDLPVILTSARADESDRVIGFEFGADDYLVKPFNPRELVARIRAVLRRHAHPLPSAAPLLRAPYRFGHYTLDFQARTLRAGQHRLAISESEFALLKVFVDAPMRTLTRDRLRKTLHGPSLDAATDRTIDVAVWRLRRVLEANPSMPRFIQTVRGLGYIFVPDVESHDDIDAARLAAV is encoded by the coding sequence ATGTCGAATCGGATTCTGGTCGTCGACGACGATCCCGAGCTGCGGAATTTGCTGAACAGCTACCTCACCGCGTGCGGCTTCGAGGTCGCGCTGCTCGACGACGGCCGCGCGCTGGCAAGCAGCATCACGCGTCGGCGCCCCGCGCTCGCGGTGCTCGACGTCGCGCTGCCGGGCCTCGACGGACTCGGCGTGCTGCGCGACCTGCGCAACACCGGCGACGACCTGCCGGTGATCCTGACGAGCGCCCGCGCGGACGAAAGCGACCGCGTGATCGGCTTCGAGTTCGGTGCCGACGACTACCTCGTCAAGCCGTTCAACCCGCGCGAGCTGGTGGCCCGGATTCGCGCCGTGCTGCGCCGCCACGCGCATCCACTGCCGTCCGCCGCGCCGCTGCTGCGCGCGCCCTACCGGTTCGGTCACTACACGCTCGACTTCCAGGCGCGCACGCTGCGCGCCGGACAGCACCGGCTGGCCATCTCGGAAAGCGAATTCGCGCTTCTGAAGGTATTCGTCGACGCGCCGATGCGCACGCTCACGCGCGATCGCCTGCGCAAGACGCTGCACGGGCCCAGCCTCGACGCCGCGACCGATCGGACGATCGACGTGGCGGTATGGCGTCTGCGCCGCGTGCTCGAGGCGAATCCGTCGATGCCGCGCTTCATCCAGACCGTGCGCGGGCTCGGCTACATCTTCGTGCCGGACGTCGAATCGCACGACGACATCGACGCCGCGCGCCTCGCCGCCGTGTGA